The Mangifera indica cultivar Alphonso chromosome 8, CATAS_Mindica_2.1, whole genome shotgun sequence genome has a window encoding:
- the LOC123222885 gene encoding peroxisomal membrane protein 11C-like — protein sequence MSTLDATRAELALLVLYLNKAETRDKICRAIQYGSKFLSNGQPGTAQTVDKNTSLARKVFRLFKFVNDLHALISPVPQGSPLHLVLLGKSKNALLSTFLFLDQIVWLGRSGIYKNKERAELIGQISLYCWMGSSICSTLVEIGELSRLSASVKKLKDLKGSDKYKNEQYQAKLQKSNDRSLALVKAAMDIVVAVGLLQLAPKKVTPRVTGAFGFVSSLISCYQLLPAPAKAKAH from the exons atgagtacacTAGATGCAACTAGAGCTGAGCTTGCTCTTTTAGTTTTGTATTTGAATAAGGCTGAAACCAGAGATAAGATATGCAGGGCTATACAATATGGTTCAAAATTCTTAAGTAATGGGCAGCCTGGTACTGCCCAAACTGTTGACAAAAACACCAGCTTAGCCCGGAAAGTTTTCCGTCTTTTTAAG TTTGTGAATGACTTGCATGCACTTATTAGCCCAGTTCCCCAAGGAAGTCCCCTTCATCTAGTTTTGCTGGGAAAG TCAAAAAATGCTTTATTGTCTACTTTCTTGTTTCTGGATCAAATTGTTTGGCTTGGCAGATCAGGCATCTATAAG AACAAAGAACGTGCTGAGTTGATTGGTCAGATATCTCTTTATTGTTGGATGGGTTCCTCAATTTGCAGCACCTTGGTTGAG ATTGGGGAGCTGAGTAGGCTTTCTGCATCtgtgaaaaaattaaaggatCTCAAGGGCAGCGATAAGTATAAA AATGAGCAATACCAGGCTAAACTTCAAAAATCAAATGATAGGTCCCTTGCCCTTGTCAAAGCGGCTATGGACATTGTGGTGGCTGTTGGACTGCTTCAATTAGCACCCAAAAAGGTCACTCCTCGTGTAACTGGAGCCTTTGGGTTTGTTAGTTCTCTCATCTCTTGTTACCAG TTACTTCCAGCTCCAGCAAAAGCCAAGGCACACTGA
- the LOC123222884 gene encoding protein CELLULOSE SYNTHASE INTERACTIVE 3-like: MVEGGGNRVLADIQSADDWLLHAQELVPVALDKAREVKGFPGRWKMIILKLEQIPSHLSDLSSHPCFSKNALCKEQLQAVSKTLKEVIELADLCVKEKYEGKLKTQSDLDALLGKLDLNLRDCGLLIKTGVLGEATLPLSVAGASAEGETATAHGNLRELLARLQIGHLEAKHRALDSLLEVMKEDDKNVLSVLGRSNIAALVQLLTATSPKIREKTATVMCSLAESGSCENWLVSEGVLPPLIRLVESGSSVGKEKATISLQRLSMSEETARAIVGHGGVRPLIEICQTGDSVSQSAAACTLKNISAVPEVRQTLAEEGIIQVMINLLDCGILLGSKEYAAECLQNLTASNEKLRRSVVSEGGVRSLLAYLDGPLPQESAVGALRNLVGSVSVEILISLNFLPRLVHMLKAGSLGAQQAASSAICKVSTTSEMKKLVGEAGCIPLLVMMLEAKSNGVREAAAQAISSLITHSHNCREVKRDAKSVPNLVQLLDPSPQNTAKKYAVSCLASLASSKKCKKLMISYGAIGYLKKLSEMDIPGGKKLLERLERGKLRSLFSRK, from the coding sequence atggtggaaggtggtggcaaTAGGGTCTTGGCAGATATTCAATCAGCTGATGACTGGTTGTTACATGCACAAGAGCTTGTTCCAGTGGCTCTTGACAAGGCTAGAGAAGTTAAAGGATTTCCTGGTAGGTggaagatgataattttgaaattggaGCAGATCCCATCTCATTTATCTGACTTGTCAAGCCATCCTTGCTTCTCCAAAAATGCACTTTGTAAGGAGCAATTGCAGGCAGTGTCAAAGACCTTGAAGGAAGTAATTGAATTGGCAGACTTGTGTGTGAAGGAGAAATATGAAGGGAAGCTTAAGACGCAGAGTGATCTTGATGCCTTATTGGGgaaattggatttgaatttaAGAGACTGTGGACTTTTGATCAAGACAGGGGTGCTTGGTGAGGCTACTTTGCCTTTGTCTGTAGCTGGTGCTTCAGCGGAAGGTGAAACTGCTACAGCTCATGGCAATTTAAGGGAATTACTTGCACGGCTTCAGATTGGGCATTTGGAGGCGAAGCACAGAGCTCTCGATAGCCTGTTGGAGGTCATGAAAGAGGATGACAAGAATGTTTTGTCAGTTTTAGGGAGGAGCAATATTGCTGCTTTAGTCCAACTGTTGACAGCAACCTCTCCAAAAATACGAGAAAAAACTGCAACAGTAATGTGCTCACTTGCAGAGTCAGGTAGTTGTGAAAATTGGCTTGTTTCAGAAGGTGTTTTGCCACCTCTAATTAGGCTTGTTGAATCTGGGAGCTCAGTGGGTAAGGAGAAGGCTACAATTTCTCTTCAGAGATTGTCAATGTCAGAAGAAACAGCCCGAGCAATTGTTGGGCATGGTGGGGTTCGACCTCTGATTGAGATTTGTCAAACTGGTGATTCTGTTTCACAATCAGCTGCAGCATGTACTTTGAAGAACATATCAGCTGTCCCTGAGGTTCGACAAACACTAGCTGAAGAAGGGATCATCCAGGTCATGATAAATCTATTAGATTGTGGAATTTTGTTAGGGTCCAAAGAATATGCCGCAGAGTGCCTGCAGAATCTCACTGCCAGCAATGAGAAGCTAAGAAGGTCAGTTGTTTCAGAAGGTGGAGTCCGAAGCCTATTGGCATACCTGGACGGTCCTTTGCCTCAAGAGTCTGCAGTTGGGGCATTGAGGAATTTAGTTGGTTCAGTTTCTGTTGAGATTTTGATCTCTCTTAATTTCCTTCCTCGATTAGTTCACATGCTTAAAGCTGGATCATTGGGTGCACAACAGGCTGCATCTTCAGCTATTTGTAAGGTTAGCACCACATCAGAGATGAAGAAATTGGTGGGTGAAGCAGGGTGCATTCCTCTGCTTGTCATGATGCTTGAGGCTAAATCAAACGGTGTTAGAGAGGCTGCTGCCCAAGCAATTTCAAGCTTGATAACTCATTCTCACAATTGCAGAGAAGTAAAAAGGGATGCTAAAAGTGTGCCAAATTTAGTCCAATTGCTTGACCCAAGTCCACAAAACACTGCAAAAAAGTATGCTGTTTCCTGCCTTGCATCTCTCGCGTCAAGTAAAAAATGTAAGAAGCTGATGATTTCATATGGAGCAATTGGATATCTCAAAAAGCTTTCAGAGATGGACATCCCAGGTGGTAAGAAGCTACTTGAGCGATTGGAAAGAGGGAAGTTGAGAAGTTTGTTCTCCAGGAAATAG
- the LOC123222887 gene encoding F-box protein At4g00755-like isoform X3 gives MENPIDFLNCLHLDMSMKILMCLDDLSDLVRVSCVSRSWRHHVIANGLCKQLCLRMFPQLSKVDRVVEPSYSLKELAEGASENFVEGQSLESENRVYTFLARGCTSYPVRGLIFEPIYASSTDNYPEESIHNTLESRDRVRRTASYWSSKGHSNPVVPETLIYKLVGDLCVISEINIQPFQAYFQWNQPIYSARAVRFRMGHAKSPIDDPMGESINDYADDKFEWTYTSQEFPMAQENRLQNFKLPEPVMCIGGILKIELLGRVQRQEIDGLYYICVSHVQILGRSLSPAFGVDILEPSGKFLLKVNSYARPSECEDLCENHSVNLRSRVRGLGLIISILRGPRF, from the exons ATGGAGAATCCTATTGATTTTTTGAATTGTCTTCATCTCGATATGTCAATGAAGATTCTCATGTGTTTGGATGATCTATCTGATCTTGTTCGTGTTAGCTGTGTTTCACGTTCTTGGCGACATCATG TGATTGCTAATGGTCTCTGTAAGCAGCTGTGCTTGAGAATGTTTCCGCAGTTATCTAAAGTTGATCGTGTAGTTGAACCAAGCTACAGTTTGAAAGAGCTTGCTGAAGGTGCATCTGAAAATTTTGTGGAAGGGCAGAGTTTAGAGAGTGAGAATAGAGTTTATACCTTTTTAGCTCGAGGCTGTACATCGTATCCTGTAAGGGGATTGATTTTTGAGCCAATCTATGCTTCCAGCACTGATAATTATCCAGAGGAAAGCATTCACAATACTCTGGAATCTAGGGATAGGGTTCGTAGGACAGCTTCATACTGGTCAAGCAAAGGCCATAGCAATCCTGTGGTGCCTGAGACACTGATATATAAATTGGTTGGTGATCTGTGTGTTATTTCTGAAATCAACATACAACCTTTCCAAG CTTATTTTCAGTGGAATCAACCCATATACTCAGCCAGAGCTGTGAGATTCCGAATGGGTCATGCCAAGTCTCCAATAGATGATCCAATGGGTGAGTCGATCAATGATTATGctgatgataaatttgaatGGACTTATACTTCACAGGAGTTCCCAATGGCTCAG GAGAATAGGTTGCAAAATTTCAAGCTTCCAGAGCCGGTTATGTGCATTGGTGGGATTTTGAAGATTGAGCTTCTGGGTAGGGTTCAGCGACAAGAAATAGATGGCTTGTACTATATTTG TGTGTCTCATGTTCAAATTCTGGGACGCTCATTGTCACCTGCCTTTGGGGTTGATATCCTTGAACCCTCGGGAAAATTTCTGTTGAAGGTTAACAGTTATGCCCGACCCAGTGAGTGTGAAGATTTGTGTGAAAACCATAGTGTAAATTTGCGCAGTCGGGTAAGAGGTTTGGGACTGATTATAAGCATATTGCGGGGCCCACGCTTTTGA
- the LOC123223819 gene encoding probable methyltransferase PMT15, with the protein MAMSFSSRSSYLNVKTKKTNLYYIILITILCTISFLVGVWHHSGGSLNPSAKKSSLIESFSCASYGTNTTTTEHILDFSAHHYGADPPATTARVTQIPPCGSKYTEYIPCHDVQRSLKFDRDRLIYRERHCPEKNELLKCRIPAPYGYKVPFKWPESRELAWYANAPHKELTVEKKNQNWVRVEGDRLRFPGGGTMFPRGADAYIDDIGKLINLKDGSIRTAIDTGCGVASWGAFLLSRNIIAMSFAPTDTHVSQVQFALERGVPALVGIMASMRLPYPSRAFDMAHCSRCLIPWGQYDGLYLIEVDRILRPGGYWILSGPPVNWENHWRGWNRTAEDLEAEQSGIETVAKSLCWKKLKQKGDIAIWQKPTNHLHCQANRKVFKQPHFCKAQDPDMAWYTKMEACLTQLPEVSDVKEIAGGQLAKWPERLTAVPPRIYRGSLNGITAEVFREDTELWKKRVARYKAVDHQLAQKGRYRNLLDMNSYLGGFAAALVDDPVWVMNMVPVEAEINTLGIIYERGLIGSYQNWCEAMSNYPRTYDFIHADSVFSLYKDRCEMEDMLIEMDRLLRPEGSVIIRDDVDTLVKIKSLTDGMQWDGRIADHEEGPHHRQKILFAVKQYWTAPASDQGTGGIAS; encoded by the exons ATGGCTATGTCTTTCTCATCGAGATCATCATATTTGAATGTCAAAACCAAGAAAACCAATCTGTATTACATAATTCTGATAACGATCTTGTGCACAATCTCTTTTCTTGTTGGCGTATGGCACCACTCTGGTGGCTCTCTAAATCCTTCGGCAAAAAAATCCAGCCTCATCGAATCCTTTTCATGCGCCTCATATGGAACAAACACAACAACGACAGAACACATTCTTGACTTCTCAGCCCATCACTACGGCGCGGACCCTCCTGCTACGACGGCGCGTGTCACCCAGATCCCTCCCTGTGGCTCTAAGTACACAGAGTACATCCCATGCCATGACGTTCAAAGATCGTTGAAATTTGATAGAGACAGGCTTATTTATAGAGAGAGACATTGCCCTGAAAAGAACGAGTTGTTGAAGTGTCGTATACCGGCTCCCTACGGTTACAAGGTGCCGTTTAAGTGGCCAGAAAGTCGAGAGTTGGCTTGGTACGCTAATGCGCCACATAAGGAGTTGACAGTGGAGAAAAAAAACCAGAATTGGGTACGGGTTGAAGGAGACCGGCTCAGGTTTCCAGGAGGCGGGACAATGTTTCCTCGTGGTGCTGATGCTTACATTGATGATATCGGCAAGTTGATCAATCTCAAAGATGGCTCCATCAGGACCGCCATTGATACTGGCTGCGGG GTTGCGAGTTGGGGAGCTTTTCTTCTGTCAAGAAATATTATAGCAATGTCATTTGCGCCAACAGACACTCATGTGTCGCAGGTGCAGTTTGCTTTAGAACGAGGAGTTCCAGCATTGGTTGGGATCATGGCTTCTATGAGACTTCCTTACCCTTCAAGAGCTTTTGACATGGCACATTGTTCTCGTTGCCTCATTCCTTGGGGCCAGTACG ATGGACTTTACTTGATCGAAGTTGATCGAATTTTACGGCCTGGTGGGTACTGGATTCTGTCCGGACCACCGGTGAACTGGGAAAATCATTGGAGAGGGTGGAACAGAACGGCTGAGGATCTTGAAGCAGAACAGTCAGGAATAGAAACTGTTGCCAAGAGTTTATGCTGGAAAAAATTGAAGCAGAAGGGCGATATCGCTATTTGGCAAAAGCCAACTAATCATCTCCATTGTCAAGCTAACAGAAAGGTCTTTAAACAGCCACACTTTTGTAAAGCTCAAGATCCAGACATGGCATG GTACACCAAAATGGAGGCTTGCTTAACCCAATTGCCTGAAGTGTCCGATGTAAAGGAAATCGCAGGGGGGCAATTAGCAAAATGGCCAGAGAGGTTGACTGCAGTCCCTCCTAGGATTTACAGAGGAAGTTTGAACGGAATTACAGCTGAAGTGTTTAGAGAAGACACGGAACTGTGGAAGAAAAGAGTGGCACGTTACAAAGCTGTGGACCATCAGTTGGCACAAAAAGGGAGGTACAGGAACTTACTTGATATGAATTCTTATTTGGGAGGCTTTGCAGCAGCCTTAGTTGATGATCCAGTGTGGGTCATGAACATGGTCCCTGTTGAAGCTGAGATCAATACCCTTGGAATCATCTATGAACGTGGCTTGATAGGATCATATCAGAATTG GTGCGAGGCCATGTCAAATTATCCACGGACTTACGACTTCATACATGCTGACTCTGTTTTCAGTCTCTACAAGGACAG ATGTGAAATGGAAGATATGTTGATAGAGATGGATAGGTTATTAAGGCCAGAAGGGAGTGTAATTATCAGAGACGATGTTGATACATTGGTGAAGATCAAGAGCTTGACAGATGGCATGCAATGGGATGGCAGGATTGCCGATCATGAAGAAGGCCCCCATCACAGGCAAAAGATCCTATTTGCAGTTAAACAGTACTGGACAGCCCCCGCTTCTGACCAAGGGACCGGTGGTATAGCTTCATAG
- the LOC123223820 gene encoding plant UBX domain-containing protein 8-like — protein MARPNQESIETFMRITGSSESVALQKLEAYGGNLNEAVNAYFIEGNRSISNPPAGFSPPNNIVDTNNRVQPGPSRLLQLLSAARTFRPSLLLDPSYRRSLINEFGASALISHTPVSRTGGMVGLPGEFNSWNEQPHHAGFMPSDYNGRISPSYQIMGTQGNVSRDDDSHLDGNDIEEEMIQAAIEASRREDSSGIGVMQRQLDLEDDELSCAVSLSLQTAEQEKAMRELVLKDKDQQLRVCGLGMQVDKNDCSNRKFTHGNSSVQEGAKDVQARSSESYMYNRHNAGDHSQSNKYVLPLDEWGGISPEELDEAVRIETELFGDIPHRSKHEPQPQSAPDTRVGPKSLPAPHQPSLSLMEKRLLREQQDNEYLASLLADREKEVNALKEAESLCLKEDESCKTLLEEENLERWLPVKETSLPPEPASEDENAVTLLVKMPDGSRRGHSFLKSDKLQFLFDFIDVGRVVKPGTYRVVRPYPRRAFDICDASLSFSDLGLTSKQEALFLELI, from the exons ATGGCGAGACCAAATCAAGAATCAATCGAGACTTTCATGAGAATCACCGGATCTTCCGAGTCAGTCGCGCTTCAAAAATTGGAG GCATATGGAGGCAATCTAAATGAAGCTGTAAATGCATATTTTATTGAAGGGAACAGATCCAT TTCAAATCCACCAGCTGGGTTTTCTCCTCCAAATAATATCGTGGATACGAACAATCGAGTTCAACCTGGGCCAAGCAGACTTTTACAACTTCTATCTGCAGCTAGAACTTTCAGGCCATCATTGTTACTTGATCCCAGTTACAGGAGAAGTCTAATAAATGAGTTTGGTGCTTCCGCGTTAATTAGCCATACACCTGTTTCACGTACAGGAGGAATGGTGGGGCTCCCTGGAGAGTTCAATAGTTGGAATGAGCAGCCTCATCATGCAGGATTTATGCCATCTGACTATAATGGACGAATATCTCCATCATATCAAATTATGGGCACTCAGGGGAATGTCTCAAGAGATGATGATTCACATTTGGATGGCAATGATATAGAAGAAGAAATGATTCAAGCTGCTATTGAGGCTTCAAGACGAGAG GATTCATCTGGTATAGGAGTTATGCAAAGGCAACTTGACTTAGAAGATGATGAATTATCTTGTGCAGTTTCATTGTCTTTACAG ACAGCAGAGCAAGAGAAAGCGATGCGTGAACTAGTTTTGAAAGACAAGGATCAACAACTCAGAGTTTGCGGTTTAGGTATGCAAGTGGATAAAAATGACTGTAGCAATAGGAAG TTTACACATGGAAACTCATCAGTCCAAGAGGGAGCTAAAGATGTGCAAGCACGATCATCTGAAAGTTACATGTATAATAGACACAACGCTGGTGATCATTCTCAAAGCAATAAATATGTTTTACCTTTAGATGAG TGGGGTGGTATATCTCCGGAAGAGCTTGATGAAGCAGTTAGGATTGAGACAGAACTTTTTGGTGACATTCCACATCGCTCTAAGCATGAACCTCAGCCACAAAGTGCTCCCGACACAAGGGTGGGTCCAAAGTCTCTGCCAGCTCCCCACCAACCATCATTATCCTTAATGGAAAAGCGGTTATTACGTGAACAACAG GATAATGAGTATTTGGCATCTCTGTTGGCTGACAGAGAAAAAGAAGTGAATGCTTTGAAGGAAGCTGAATCTCTTTGCTTGAAGGAAGATGAGTCTTGTAAAACATTGCTTGAGGAAGAG AACTTGGAAAGGTGGCTACCTGTAAAAGAAACTTCTCTCCCTCCTGAACCAGCATCAGAGGATGAGAATGCTGTAACTCTTCTTGTTAAAATGCCAGATGGCAGCCGCCGTGGCCATAGCTTTCTCAAGTCAGACAAGCTTCAG TTTCTATTTGACTTCATAGATGTTGGTAGAGTTGTGAAGCCTGGCACTTACAGAGTG GTGAGGCCATACCCACGACGTGCTTTTGATATTTGTGATGCCTCGTTAAGTTTTAGTGACCTTGGCCTGACCAGCAAACAAGAAGCATTGTTTCTAGAGCTCATATAG
- the LOC123222887 gene encoding F-box protein At4g00755-like isoform X1, with protein MLWVLAFSRFYSYFSKFMYIHLFNLIRSIESFIIRVPVDFFKFVLGVLTPLELLFMSFEFSSFEVPRDSWAAYCFSLFCKMENPIDFLNCLHLDMSMKILMCLDDLSDLVRVSCVSRSWRHHVIANGLCKQLCLRMFPQLSKVDRVVEPSYSLKELAEGASENFVEGQSLESENRVYTFLARGCTSYPVRGLIFEPIYASSTDNYPEESIHNTLESRDRVRRTASYWSSKGHSNPVVPETLIYKLVGDLCVISEINIQPFQAYFQWNQPIYSARAVRFRMGHAKSPIDDPMGESINDYADDKFEWTYTSQEFPMAQENRLQNFKLPEPVMCIGGILKIELLGRVQRQEIDGLYYICVSHVQILGRSLSPAFGVDILEPSGKFLLKVNSYARPSECEDLCENHSVNLRSRVRGLGLIISILRGPRF; from the exons atgCTCTGGGTTTTGGCCTTTTCCAGATTTTACTCGTATTTCTCAAAg TTTATGTACATTCATTTATTCAACCTTATCCGCTCCATTGAATCATTTATCATCCGAGTTCCAGTTGATTTCTTCAAATTTGTGTTGGGTGTATTAACTCCATTGGAATTGTTGTTTATGTCTTTTGAATTTTCTA GTTTTGAGGTTCCAAGAGACAGCTGGGCTGCTTATTGTTTCAGTTTGTTTTGTAAAATGGAGAATCCTATTGATTTTTTGAATTGTCTTCATCTCGATATGTCAATGAAGATTCTCATGTGTTTGGATGATCTATCTGATCTTGTTCGTGTTAGCTGTGTTTCACGTTCTTGGCGACATCATG TGATTGCTAATGGTCTCTGTAAGCAGCTGTGCTTGAGAATGTTTCCGCAGTTATCTAAAGTTGATCGTGTAGTTGAACCAAGCTACAGTTTGAAAGAGCTTGCTGAAGGTGCATCTGAAAATTTTGTGGAAGGGCAGAGTTTAGAGAGTGAGAATAGAGTTTATACCTTTTTAGCTCGAGGCTGTACATCGTATCCTGTAAGGGGATTGATTTTTGAGCCAATCTATGCTTCCAGCACTGATAATTATCCAGAGGAAAGCATTCACAATACTCTGGAATCTAGGGATAGGGTTCGTAGGACAGCTTCATACTGGTCAAGCAAAGGCCATAGCAATCCTGTGGTGCCTGAGACACTGATATATAAATTGGTTGGTGATCTGTGTGTTATTTCTGAAATCAACATACAACCTTTCCAAG CTTATTTTCAGTGGAATCAACCCATATACTCAGCCAGAGCTGTGAGATTCCGAATGGGTCATGCCAAGTCTCCAATAGATGATCCAATGGGTGAGTCGATCAATGATTATGctgatgataaatttgaatGGACTTATACTTCACAGGAGTTCCCAATGGCTCAG GAGAATAGGTTGCAAAATTTCAAGCTTCCAGAGCCGGTTATGTGCATTGGTGGGATTTTGAAGATTGAGCTTCTGGGTAGGGTTCAGCGACAAGAAATAGATGGCTTGTACTATATTTG TGTGTCTCATGTTCAAATTCTGGGACGCTCATTGTCACCTGCCTTTGGGGTTGATATCCTTGAACCCTCGGGAAAATTTCTGTTGAAGGTTAACAGTTATGCCCGACCCAGTGAGTGTGAAGATTTGTGTGAAAACCATAGTGTAAATTTGCGCAGTCGGGTAAGAGGTTTGGGACTGATTATAAGCATATTGCGGGGCCCACGCTTTTGA
- the LOC123222887 gene encoding F-box protein At4g00755-like isoform X2: MSFEFSSKFHDFSFEVPRDSWAAYCFSLFCKMENPIDFLNCLHLDMSMKILMCLDDLSDLVRVSCVSRSWRHHVIANGLCKQLCLRMFPQLSKVDRVVEPSYSLKELAEGASENFVEGQSLESENRVYTFLARGCTSYPVRGLIFEPIYASSTDNYPEESIHNTLESRDRVRRTASYWSSKGHSNPVVPETLIYKLVGDLCVISEINIQPFQAYFQWNQPIYSARAVRFRMGHAKSPIDDPMGESINDYADDKFEWTYTSQEFPMAQENRLQNFKLPEPVMCIGGILKIELLGRVQRQEIDGLYYICVSHVQILGRSLSPAFGVDILEPSGKFLLKVNSYARPSECEDLCENHSVNLRSRVRGLGLIISILRGPRF; encoded by the exons ATGTCTTTTGAATTTTCTAGtaaatttcatgatttta GTTTTGAGGTTCCAAGAGACAGCTGGGCTGCTTATTGTTTCAGTTTGTTTTGTAAAATGGAGAATCCTATTGATTTTTTGAATTGTCTTCATCTCGATATGTCAATGAAGATTCTCATGTGTTTGGATGATCTATCTGATCTTGTTCGTGTTAGCTGTGTTTCACGTTCTTGGCGACATCATG TGATTGCTAATGGTCTCTGTAAGCAGCTGTGCTTGAGAATGTTTCCGCAGTTATCTAAAGTTGATCGTGTAGTTGAACCAAGCTACAGTTTGAAAGAGCTTGCTGAAGGTGCATCTGAAAATTTTGTGGAAGGGCAGAGTTTAGAGAGTGAGAATAGAGTTTATACCTTTTTAGCTCGAGGCTGTACATCGTATCCTGTAAGGGGATTGATTTTTGAGCCAATCTATGCTTCCAGCACTGATAATTATCCAGAGGAAAGCATTCACAATACTCTGGAATCTAGGGATAGGGTTCGTAGGACAGCTTCATACTGGTCAAGCAAAGGCCATAGCAATCCTGTGGTGCCTGAGACACTGATATATAAATTGGTTGGTGATCTGTGTGTTATTTCTGAAATCAACATACAACCTTTCCAAG CTTATTTTCAGTGGAATCAACCCATATACTCAGCCAGAGCTGTGAGATTCCGAATGGGTCATGCCAAGTCTCCAATAGATGATCCAATGGGTGAGTCGATCAATGATTATGctgatgataaatttgaatGGACTTATACTTCACAGGAGTTCCCAATGGCTCAG GAGAATAGGTTGCAAAATTTCAAGCTTCCAGAGCCGGTTATGTGCATTGGTGGGATTTTGAAGATTGAGCTTCTGGGTAGGGTTCAGCGACAAGAAATAGATGGCTTGTACTATATTTG TGTGTCTCATGTTCAAATTCTGGGACGCTCATTGTCACCTGCCTTTGGGGTTGATATCCTTGAACCCTCGGGAAAATTTCTGTTGAAGGTTAACAGTTATGCCCGACCCAGTGAGTGTGAAGATTTGTGTGAAAACCATAGTGTAAATTTGCGCAGTCGGGTAAGAGGTTTGGGACTGATTATAAGCATATTGCGGGGCCCACGCTTTTGA